The sequence GACACCGGCGTCATCACCCAGATCAATGTCTTCACCGTGCCCGAAGGCGGACAGCAGGCGCTGATCGACTTGCTGCGGGAGGCGGCAATGAGTTGCCGCGGCATTCCCGGCTGGATGTCCGCCAGCCTGCACCGAAGTCTCGACGGCACGCGGGTCGTCAACTACGCCCAGGCGCAGGATCAGGCGGCCATGCAGCGGGTCTTCGAGCATCTGCGCGGCAACGGTTTTCTCGACCGCAACCGGGCCTTGGGTCAGGCTCATCCCGGTCTCTATGAGGTCGCTCTCACCGTGGAGTAGGCGAAGCGGCGGACCGTACCTTGGCCCATGTCAAGGTACGGTCTGCTCGATACCTAGGACTTGACCGGTATCCAGATCTCCAGCCCGCCATTGCCGCTGCGCGGATCGAACTCCGGCCCATAGCGTTCGAATTCCGGCGCGTCCGCTATTTCGTGCCCGGAGGCCGGCAGCCATTTGTTCCAGATCGTGTTGACGGTGCGGCGGATGGTCGAAATGTGCTCGCGATGCGAAAACACCGCATATTTCTGCGCCGGTATGCGCACGCGGCTGAATTCCCTGGAAAGGTCGGAAAAGTCCGAGACCTCGACGCCGGCGATGTAGTCGAAATTGCCGGCATCGTCGCCGTTGACGCAGACGCCATAGGCGACGTCGCCGGTCTCGCCCGGAATGTTGCCGATATAGGGGCCGAAGCGTTGCCATTGCATGGGAATGGCGGCGCTGGTCTCGCAGCTGTAGCGTTCGCCCAGCCCCGCGAGGCTGGTCTCGAAGCGCGGTGGCTCGAGGTTGGCAAGAAAGGACTGGTCCATCAGGATCGGCTCCACGAGGTCGAGGGTCTTGGTCGAGCCTTGCGCGCGCACCAGCTCCGGCGTCGTGCCGAACTGGTCGCGGAAGGCCCGGGTGAAGGCCTCATGCGAGTTGTAGCCGGCATCGAGCGCCACCGAGAGGATGTCGGGCGCCCCGTCGGCCAGCCTGCGCGCCGCCTCGGTCAAGCGCCGTGCGCGCGCATAACCCATGACGGAGCGGCCGGTGGCGGCGCCGAAGGCGCGCGTCACATGAAAGCGCGACACGCCGCTGCTTGCCGCGACATCGTCGAGCGAGATCGCCTCCGGCAGATGGCTCTCGACAAACCACAGCGCTTTCTCGGTCGGGTTCATGGCTTCTCGCATTTGGCCGGACCATCTTGCCGCTTTCTTGCGTGGCAATTTGATCGAAATTGCGCCACGCACGAATTTGGTCGAACAAAGCCATCGAATCGATTGCGCAAACGTTTCGATGACATTATGGTCCATCGAAATCCGCCAAAGCCAATGAGAGCGGACTGGAA comes from Mesorhizobium japonicum MAFF 303099 and encodes:
- a CDS encoding antibiotic biosynthesis monooxygenase, which produces MPIIRADTGVITQINVFTVPEGGQQALIDLLREAAMSCRGIPGWMSASLHRSLDGTRVVNYAQAQDQAAMQRVFEHLRGNGFLDRNRALGQAHPGLYEVALTVE
- a CDS encoding AraC family transcriptional regulator, producing the protein MNPTEKALWFVESHLPEAISLDDVAASSGVSRFHVTRAFGAATGRSVMGYARARRLTEAARRLADGAPDILSVALDAGYNSHEAFTRAFRDQFGTTPELVRAQGSTKTLDLVEPILMDQSFLANLEPPRFETSLAGLGERYSCETSAAIPMQWQRFGPYIGNIPGETGDVAYGVCVNGDDAGNFDYIAGVEVSDFSDLSREFSRVRIPAQKYAVFSHREHISTIRRTVNTIWNKWLPASGHEIADAPEFERYGPEFDPRSGNGGLEIWIPVKS